CATGGTAGCTAAGGGGCATCGGACTAGGCGTTCCTAACTGGTGAACCCGAAGGGACTGAGGAGGAGAGACAGAACATTAttgaaacattcaattttcagATGGCGAAGCATTACGGTTCCTAAGCGCGAAACAGATTGATCCAAAGAGAAGATGGGCATTGAAttggaatttattttatttactacACTAGTCAAAGCGTCGATCGCTGGAAGATGCAATTCTACGATGCTCCGGCAACTGCTCAATCACCACCGGTGTGGTTTATTTGCACATACAACATTGACAGCCATATAGAATAGAAATTATgaatttgttttatatttttttacatttcgaCTCTCCCGTACGTTTCAATAAGTTTTCGTTAtttattcaaacatttttttgttagatgtTCCTTTGAAACTTTCGCCGAGACAAAAATGCTGCAATACCAAACAAACTTAAACTTAGTTATACCAATAGTGCGAATGATACTGGATGTCAGTCGATGCCATTAGGTTACTCCCTAGTAGTAATATTACGTTAAGGTATCAAAGATGCGCGAACCAGGGCAACTTAATGATACACCTTTGAACCCACCGATGGATTTATGTTTCTTATTTCGCCTTTTATTTTGCTAACCAATCTTTAGTGCAGTCCATTTGTAGATGTGTGATTTATGTTTTAGGTACCGTTCCCTGATAACCTACCGTTTGCCATGTATGGTGTATTATGTGTGCTAGTCGCTAAGTGTGTAACAGACTCCATATACCAATCAACAACATTCAATCCTTCGATCAGTTAATCAGTCCGTTAATGGGCAAgtttaaggttttttttttatttaaatcaatCCAATTACTAATCATTGGTCCGTTCGGCATTGTTCGCGTGTTCCCTTACTGTGGCGCACGATATGGCTTCGCCGTTCTAGGTGTATTTTGCGACGACCAAGGCATTCGGCGCACAAAAGTCATCCTACAGGAGAAACGAGTTCATGTATCCGTGTCTCAATCAGCTAGTGTTTATCGTTAGTTTGTAAGTCCGAATGTGCGATCCTTGCACCCGGGGTTTATGTCCAGGGGGGGGACCTGCAACCGTATATAATGCTCGCACGAAGCATTATATTCTACTCTACCAACTTCGTCTTTTAATCGTAGTGAAACGTAAAGTTTGCTAACTTTGTcgcaaaaagcaacaaaaaaaaacgtgggGACAAAAATCATTTTGGCAAGAAATAAAGTGGCGATGAAGGCGATCTTCGTATTATATTACCATTAAAAAGGCTGAGTTggagtttctttttattgatAATAAAGTAATTACTACTAGTTAATGCTAATCCATGGTGTACAGGGAATCGAATCATACTAGCAGTACAAATAATTTGTCTTATAATACTTAACTGGTTTGGCCAAAACTGATGGCCACAAAGGATGGTGCAAACTATAGTAGAATTTTCCACCATTAATACCTTCTTGTTGATAGTTTACAGCTACGTCCGGTTCGTTTCAAGACGTACAGAAAGTTGATTTAACcgatggtttgttgttttttatctttttcacaAAGATCCCACTTCTTTCCCGATGTACGGCATTTGTGCTGGTTAAGGTAGCGGATGCATGAGAACATTCTCTTGCACTCGTTACACCGGAAAGCCGTTGGATCGCGGTGGAAAAGGATGTGCTCGCGGATTGTGGTGATATTGTTGAACTGTCTATCACAACACTCAAGGTATGCAGGGACATCGTGCATCGTAGAGGAGTGTTCCTGCAAACTTTTGAATTTATCAAAGTCGCGATCACATACGCGACATCGCAGGGAGAAATGTTCAGCCACATCCTTCGCACGAATACTCGCGGCAGCAGGTCGTGTTGTGATCGTTTCAGGAGATGTAGAATTCCGTTCATATTCTACAGAAGTATTGCCTGCTGCACTACGAAGGGTCATTCTGCGGCGACGATGTTTCTTTGGCTTTGCGTGCAATGCCTCCGCTGCCAGTGGTTGCTCTTCGCTGCCGTCTTTATGAGGTGGCATATTCTGAGGACCACCGTCATCTGcatcttttccatccatttcaaCCACGAGTTCATCTTGGAGCAATTCAGCGGCAAGTGGAAGTGGAGATCGGCTCATTATCTGTCGAATACATTCACGTTGTTTCACTTCGTTGTAGAAGACGTCGAAATCGTGAACTTTCCGCCAGCACAGTGAACACATTGATAATTGATCCAACCGGTCCTAAAACGAATCGAATATCAATATTCGGAATCTTATAAAAAATCATAGCGGGACTGTTTTACCTCGAATCCAAAGTGTTTCTGCACGACACTTCGGTAAAGATAATTGTTGGCAAGAGTGGAATAATCGCTGCATGTTTCTCCGCAAAAGGAACACTCTGCCATTGTTCTGCTTTAGTTAGAAACTTTTAAACTAAAACCACACGTGCAGGATACTTAAACAACCCCACCAACTACTAgcgtttgaaatatttttgttgtcgaaataattgtttgttgtgtttttctgtaCCAAAAATATGCGTATTCTATACGTGAAAAATGTACCATTTGGTAATAAAACGACATGCGCAGGACATGCTTTGTAACGCCTTCGATGCTTAAGGGATGCTGGTGTTGCACGGACAGCAGtactcaaattcaaattcaattcaaaataATCACGTGTTGCTGCTCGGAAGAAAGCGAGTCTTTATTGTGTTGTAATGAATGCTAGATCCACTTTTTTTAAAGTATCTATGTACCTATGGTTCTTGTTATCTCAAAAGGAGAATAATTATTTACTCTCGAGCATAATTTCCCAATTCATAATTCTTTTCCACCACTTCCATACGCTTAACGGCCTAACTCAGAACAGGTAGATGGAATCATCCAGAACGTGCTCGCGAAAAGCCCCCGTTGCGATTGCGTTGAATGATTGTGGGCGCCACGTTGGCGGGAACTTGAGTGAGCGCATCTCGTATGGCGTTCCGCAAAGTTACGCTGAAACTTGCAGGCATTACATTGATAAGGGTGGTCCCAACTCACCTCCCTCAACCTGACACTGGCCTCTGAGATCGATGTCAAGTAGTGCAGTTTTAAGTTTCTTATCGTCGAAGCAATTTACTGGCTCGCTGTTTTCAAATCTGAACCGCGCGATTCAACAACTTTTACGACGCCACGTGCCGAGGTATCGAAGATTTATtccggaagaagaaaactaaAGAACCTCCTATCTCTGCCCGCTTCTGCGTTTAAGCATTTCTTCTTCCGGTGATCGAACGGGAACGGGTGAAAAGTTGCCATTTGTCATCACTTTCCCTCGATCGATGCAATAAAACGAGGCTGATAGTGGTGGGCGTGTGAAAGCTCGAAAGACTACGGTAGGAGGAAAGTTTACGACGAGGCATCGTTTGATGATAAGATAATCAACCGAACTGTTACCTGTAGATACCATTTCTTGGCGGTTCACCCGTTGTTATCGAACCACCCGTGTCTTCCGGAGTTGCGTCTTGCTGATAAGCCATCTTTTTTCGTTCTTCGGACGCGACCACACGGTGGCTGCTAGTGGGCCCATTAGTCGCAATAGTGGTTCGGGGTGTCCAACAACTACAAGCCATCGAAGAGAGTTTACCGGATGTTTCCTACCTTCAGTGCCGCAGGTCAAAAACCGCCCGTGCGGATTGGCAATCTCCGACGACAATCgcgtcgatcatcatcatcgtcatcatacGGCTCGGAAATGAAAGCAATTTATCTGCTGTCCGTTGGATTGATTTATCTCCTGGTCTCGGAGGTAGCTAGTCTCGGTAGGTACACCCCAGTGTTGTTTCCTGTGGTTCGACAACGATGGTCGTCAGCGGAATGGACTGTTTCCAACCTTACAAACCCGTTGCCCAGAAGCCACCATGGCGAGAGGCAGCTGAGGTGACGATGTGGCACAATATTTGAAGAGTCAGACgggcaaaaggaaggaaaaaaagaacccTGACCCGGTTGGTCCTCGTACCACACATCCAACCAAACGCTACACCattcgtacgttcgttcgttcgttcaaacATTGCGGAtctaattcaattttcagAGGAACCAAACACGACACTGGTGCCGGTCGAAAATTACAAAACCAATCCGTACTGCTTCCGGTTCACGTGGCTTGGCCCGAAGTACAACAAGGATACACCGTACAAAAACCTCAGCTGCGAGAATGTCCTGAAGAAGGCGAAAGGCATCCCGTGCTTTCATCCGCTGGTCATAACGAGTGAGTATAGGACAAGACCTTGCGACTCCTGGTGTGCGGGTGTGCGTTACTGGTgcgtgcttctgcttctgctagCGGAACACTACAATTTgttttctccctctttttttctctgtgcGAGAAAACATTGTTTCCACATTTTTCGGTTGTTTAATTTGTTCCGTGCGGTTGGCTAGGTATCTCTGGGCAGTGTTTCaatgtgttgtgttttcttttcgcccCGAGCAGACAACACGAACATTCCGGATACGGACTACATGTGGGAGGAGTACAAGGACAAACCATCGCAGATAGCCTGTCGGCTGGTCCGGGGAGAGATATGTGCTCGGTTCTCCTACCGTTACAACGGGGCAAGTACGTTTTATCGACATTGTTAGCCGCAATTCGGGGTGGTGTTTGTTTATTCGCAGTGCTGTGCTCACTACTGTCCGCTACTtctacttttttctttcttcctgtcTCTCCTACAACTACTTGGTGCATCTTCCTGCTATCCTGCACACCTAACGAAATGCCAACGAACGTGGTGAATCGTAGTCGAGAATATAACCTACATGTGCGCCAAGTTAAACGTGGACAACGAATCGTCCACCACTAGCAACTGTTACAAGGAGGATCGGCACGGTCGTGAGATTGAGGTGTGCGTCTGTGAGTCGGCGGCTGGCCGAACGCCCTGCAATCGCAGCGCAATGATGTTGGCCGATAGTGCACCGATCGTACCGatggcgctggcactggccgTGATTCAACTGGTGCTACTCAAGTGCCTGCAGCTGCGGTAACGCTGGGTGCCCAGAGCCTACTGCCCAGGAGGCACTTCTCACTCGCAGCCTGCACTGTGTTGTGCTGTAAAAACAATGTTCCAGTAGCTGTTGATGCCAGCTCAAATGGTCAGACAGTTAGAACGCTAACCTACAGTGAAGTGGATGTCTGCgagaaaattcaaaatggcgtCATACCGATGAGGTACGCTATAAGTCAAGCTCTTATCATTCGCCGTGCTATCTTTGTAAGGGAGACGCCAGAGCTTGTCGATGTTGATTTATTAGTGTAAGTGTAATGCAAGGGTGTTAACAATAAGAAATGTAAATTGTTCGTTAACGATAGTGAATACAGTGTTTAGTGTTACGTAATTTTTTGTCGCAAATTAATGGCGATAAGAAGATTCCTTCGCCTCCTATCTTTTctaatttgtgtttgtgccaaaaaacccaaaattctAATTATCTTCCTCCAGTTATTGTGAATCTAGTAGCCAAATAGTAAATTCAGTCGACGTAAACACATCTTTGCCACTAAATTATTGCAGAATACTAAAGATATTATTGCTCTTTTTGCCACAAACGAACCACATTCAAGCAGAATTCTCCAACCACTTCCTAAATATTCCGATTTCAAGCTTTTCAAATGCCTGTTAAAAAGCGGAATGGAAGGCTAAATGTCACAAAACTAGCTTTCCTTTGATTGCATAATATTGATTTATTGCTGCAGATATCTAGCGTTCGCCCAATGCTCCCGATCGATCTCGCCCGTGAGCACCGGGAGCCTCTTATCATTTGGGCTCGTTCTGTCAGGCacccaaaaccacaaaaagggaCACCGTTCGACCGTGAAAAAGGGCACATCACACATTTTACGCTGACATTAGCAAATTAATGACCATCCATGCGCATGCCATCAACCCCTTTACGACGCATCATTCTGGACGGGTTGAACGGTCGGTTGGGTCGGTTGGACCGAGGGTATTTCCAGAATCCCGCGAAGTGAGCTACCCAGATCACCTTCTGGACTGACTGCTTGGGCCGGCCTGGTGTCTGCTGGCGACAACTTCGAACGCTAACCGCAGCGCAGCGTCAGGGGTTATGCTGTGAGGTTCGGTGACTGCATttggacgtcgtcgttgtcgttttcgTTGGAAGTTAGTGTAACCAGCAAGTAGGCAGCAAGCGAATGAGGTTTTCGCCATTCGAGCTGAGCTTGCAGAAACGTCGTGACCGCTGCTGCATCCGTGGAAACTtaactctctcgctcatcatcatcgtcacgaccaccaccagcagagccTCGGTGCACTCCGCTGCCACGTGGTGTAATGTTTCTCAAAAGGCCGACGAGTAGCAGCCGGATGTTGCGCCGAATGCTAATGGCCCAACCGATGACTgctctcccactctctctctctctcagtgtTTAGTTTCGGGGGGCTTTTCTGAGAATACGTCCGCATAATGCATCCGTGCGTATGTTCGCTCCATTCAAACCACCCTGCCTCATCATGCAGCATCAAAAGGCGAGCCTGCATTCGCAGCATTTGATAGCATTGCGTGAGCAatcgtttttgtgtgtgtgtacgtggaTGTGTGCACgccggtctgtctgtctgtccgtggacctgctgctgctgctgtccatccTGCAACCTGGGTGGCTGGGTGGCGACACGGGATATGGATGCCTTGCGTTCCTTCCCCCCGCTTCCGGCGCTGCACCCGAACGCGGAATTCTCATTTCATATGCGGCAGTGTGTTATTTGATATGAGCTTTCAGCGTtattgaattttccatttcccgggcGCATCATGCACACCACCACAATTGCATTCTCtggccagagcagcagcagtagcgggaGGAACAGCAACGCATTTATGCAAATTACGTAAAACGCATTTCCGTGCGCTTCAGCTGCCAGTAGGATCGCCGCCGCACGACGGTCGGTGGTGACTTTCGCTTACGGCTACACATTTTCAATAAACAgccagcgtcatcatcatcaacagtgCCGGGTTCTCGTCCACGTCCACCACCCAGCCCAGAGGGGGAACCGAAAGCACGTTTTTGTGGtggaaagttttgcttttcgcGGTTAGTGCAGGCCATCCAGCTAGCATCCAGCCAGCATCACGGGGGTCGTCGGGATGTCCTGGGTTAATTGCGAGATCGCACTGTAATATGTAGCGTGGGACGGGGTGTGGTTTTTGCGATGTCATAAACTCAACCTCGGGATCGGGATTTGCTCGAATAATTTGATGGCAATGTCCCGGGGGGGAATAGCACCTTCATTTGATAATGCGTTAACGGTGTGCCATAGAGGGTGAACCAAAAGGACTTTCCTGTTGCAAGTGCTTTTAGGTTAATGCCCTAGAGAGAAAGGGTATGTGCTTACTTTCGAGTTTCGCAAAAATGTAATCTCTAGAAAGTGCAACTGCTGCAGAGAAGCTTTCGTACCGATTATACAATGACTTAAGGGCatataaaatatataaaaactTAGATTTAGGAGTAAGCAAAACTAACAAGACAAATAATTAACgctaagagagaaagagaacgggAAAAAACgtcgaaaaacgaaaagacaTAAAAGGGAGACGATCGTCAAAACAGTGCAGAGCCATATAGAGGGTAAAACGAGATGAAACTTGCGAAAgttcaaaattgaattttgtttaAGAAAACTGGTAGTTCAATCCTGAACGACGTATTGCATTTTAACTTTCGCAACTGCACTGGATGATGGCAAGCATCAGAAAGCTTACGGAGCGCCACCGGACGATTAAAATGGATGACTACCTTATTGGTGACACTACATAATTCAATGCCGGTTCCGGTAGAAAATGGCTCTCTGTCCGTTACCCTGTCCATTATGCATTCACGTCGTTCGAAGTAAAAGTGAATTCAATCAATGCAGAACcaacaccagccaccagccgtaccggcagcagcagcaccagcagcagtacagcCAGTACAGTGCGCTTATCGAACACCTAGAAGCAAAACGGACAATCTCTGATGTCCGCTCGTAGCCGTGTCGTCGTGTTGTTCACTGTCTAAACATGCACAAcgattccggtgccggtgccgcatGGCAAGTCAAAGCCAAACGCCATGCAAATCGCAATCCGAATATAGGTTGATCCTCTGCCGGCCCGTTCCGAAGGGATTCGACCGACGTGGTTCGACCGGAATTTCGAAAACGTGAGGTGAGACGATGTTGTAAAGAAACATGTTGCAAAGACATTTCCATGGACAATCGTTTCCACTCTTCTCCACGTTTGGACCCCCGTCCAAGATCGCGTGGTATCTTGGTTTCACGCAGCAGGGCGACAGCTTCATCGTTCCCTTGGGAGTGGGAAAAGTTTTGTCTGTCCGCTTCCAGAAACATTCGCCGAAAACAGATAGCGGCGTTGTGGTGAGGCGTTTGCCACCCGCactggttgcttgcttgcttgcttgccagcAACCACGCCACGTAAAATGTGCTACCGTAGGCTTCCGTGCATCTAGAGCACCAGACTGTGTCTTAGATGGAGTTGAAGGAAAGGGTGAAGCATGGAAAAACATCGTTCAAACATTCGAGCACTGGATTGCCGGCGGAATGGGCAGCGACAAGTCAAtgcaaacattcaaatgaagaTATTTGTTGTCGTACCAGTTGCCCCCCTCCTGCCATCTACTTTGCTGAGGGGGGGCTCACAAGAGGGCTATCGGTTATCGATTCTTTAATCCTGCACCCTGGACTCTCGAGGTCCACAAATTATGCATCGAGtgcagagagaacgagagagtcACGGACAAATCGGCGTAACGATGGAGCCGATGTAGCGATGCAGGCGCTTCCGATCGCTTCGACGTGTCTCTGGCGTGTCTTCTGGCGTGTGAGAGGACCGGATGCATGCTCCCGGTTCCCGGGATCCTGGGTCCCCTAGGCCTGTCAAcgctcggtcggtggtgcatcagcatcggcacaAACCATTCCGATCACGTTCTGCTGTGCCGGTGCCTTCACTGGAGACGGGATATGCACATTTCAAATGCTGGCTGGACCTGGAACCTGGTCCTTGTCCTGGACCTGGCCTGGCTTCAAACTCGCACGTTCGTCCGATGATGAACCCCTTTGGAACGCCGATCCGTGCGAGCAATTGAATGGACCGAGCGAAGGCAAATTTGTCCGGTTCCGGCCGTCCGTGGGAGGGGGGTTTCAGGTTTGTCAATGTTACCAGGTCGTCCTCTGTCCCTCTGTCTGTCAGCAAATGTCGTGTGATTTGTAACCATTTTATCCCTCGGACGATGTGATTCCTTCCTgctaaatgaaaaaaaagtatgctttCCTTTCTGAATCGTTTCATTCTTGCAATCGTTTCTAATTTATTCAAGATCCTCAACTAacccgagagagaaagagagagagatgctacCGGGATtaaagtaaaatgaaaatggagcTTCCGAGGGGGTGGACTCGATGCTCGCTGCAaattgaacgaaacgaagcccAACGAAACGCCCAACGGACACCTTAATCTCCAGCCGGAGCCGAAGCGGGACAGAAACAGCGCGTTTCAGtgtatttaattaattttaacaaattaatttaaacctACAGCGAGCGATGGTAATGGAATCCAAATTACATCGCACGCGGACATGGACCGAATGGAGCGCATCTCGAGCGCAAGGCAACCGTCGCACTTGGTGTCTTCAATCCACCTGGTCCGGATGGGATGACACAtgcgccatcgtcatcgtcatgtcACCGtacgccgtgccgtgccaggCCAAAGCATCGGTAGCAATATCCTACGCGGAATGGAGCGGTTAACTGAAGCCTGAAATTCGTTGCTATTTGCCGGTAATTAATGGCTTCCTACGTAAATTGCGgcaggcggtggcgatggcgacgcgtCGATGGTGTTACGGTCGCTACGGACTACGATCTGCAACAGTGAcggttgtgtatgtgtgtttgcttatGTCAAGCGACATCCTGCGAGTCAACACGAGTCGGTGTCAACAACGCAAGGACATATTGAGCTGCCGGTTGGTGAGCGCGCAGCATCAAGTGAGCATAAGAAATGCCTTCTGCACCTTCTTAGCATAACAATTAACACCGGGAGTTGGGAACTGTCGTCAAGCAGtcgccaagcagcagctctctGGGCGCCATCATGGCACCCTTTTCTCCTAGAAAGGGGTCCTTGGCGACCGTTAggcactccccccccccctcccgctcgTTATTTATCGTTTCAATTTACCAGTTAATGTGACCTTTCCTCAGCCCCGAAGAAAAGTTTCCTGGGCAACGTCATCCATACGTGGTAGTGTCTACGGTAAAAGATCTTCGCAAACGGGCAATGGGCACAACCTGGCACCAACCTGGCACATCCCGGCACGATCGTCCGGATGGTTGGTtcgtaaaattttaattagcgACCGATCGTAAAACACCACCACATCCAGGATGCGTATGAAAAGTGTGGCCGTTGTTGGTCCGTTGGttcggtaccggtgccggatgAGGTTATAAATTTGATCTCCTTACGTGCTGTGCTACCGCACATCGGTGTCGGCTTCTCGGCTTCGGGAAAGGCGAAGGTTGGTTGGCCACAGAACCACCGGACTCCGGTTTCCTGGTCCGGGatggcaaaaaagggggtgggCCAAAAGGTGATAATTTTCACGTGCAATCCAACCCAGTGGCCGGCTCACAGGTGGGCGACGATGAATCGTGTGAATCGACTTTCGACCGGTTTTAATCCCTGGGTAAATATTGCTCCACGAGATTGGTCCATTTTTCGCTCCCCGCTCGGGTTTCGAACACGGTTTGATAGTAGATTATCCTTTAACCCGGTTCGTTCAACCACCAAACCCAGGATAACCCAGGAGGCGGtcaccagcgtgtgtgtgtgtgcgtgtgtgttccatGGTTTTGTGCATCGTATCGGAGCGCCTGGTTCACCGGAATGCTTCAGACACACCAACAGGTTGGAGGTCTTTTCGaggtgtgtgctgctgctgctcggatgCTGGCTTCTCCACCGTATGCATAATCAAACGCACATTCCTTCACGCCGCCGGATGCTGGGAAATCCCGCCCTAGAGTACTCCCCCCCCGGCTGGCGGTGCAGCAGGCGGAGAAAAGCGGCTTAtgggggttttcggttttcggtggacATTTCGATGCTTCTTGATGGATTTTCACGCCACATGGAAgcgtatgctgctgcagcccgtCGGACAGCATCACTGGTCTCCGCGTGGTCCGTGGTCTTCGGCTGCAATGTAAAGAACACACTCGACCCTTTATGGGGAAAAGTTTTCGAGGGAAAAGAcccaactcgtcgtcgtcctcctcggcTACGAAGTCCTAGTTGAAAGTGTGCGGCTAGAGGTAACGGTAAAGGTAAAACTCTTTTGCTTTTAACTGCTACCGGTGATATGGCAGCATAAGAGGAACACCGGTGAGAAGTACAccggcacacagacacgcacacgtatGCACCACTTTATGCTCGTGCGGTATTATGGGTTGAGTTGCTCCGCAAAATCGGTTGACTGCCTTAATGGTGACGTTGGTTGGTATGCTCGCTCGAACATATTCTCTGGTTTTTAAGGGGAAACGGCGGTTGAGGGAGTGCGGTAACAGGTTCGTACCGTATGCGTTACGGCATCCTTCATcaccccaacaccaccaccgtcaacgaGCGAAAAgccaaacataaaacattcattaaaGCAATGGACAAACATCACTATCTTTGGTGACGCTGGGTGGCCTAGCTATCATTttggtgttcgttcgtttttggggATTGCGTGACTCACTTTAAACGATGACAAGTTGTTCAAACAGCAAATGTTTGAGGggaaagtttttcatttttttttgtcaattttaAGTGGCTTTATGTAAAGTATGCTCAGAATATCGTTTCATTCTGATCATAATGCAGCCCAAAAGTTCTTAGTTTGGTCCTTGGAACTTATCAATTCACCTTCCcaaacaagcaacagcaaggtAGTTCCGGAAGACACTTTTAACTGTTATTTATAATTAGTTTTTTGATTTGCCATCCCATAGCAGGTCCGGGGCAACGAGGCACGACGCAACAACTATaaaccacattaccgaacccGGTGCCGACCGACCTGTTTCGCTTGAGAAAATTTGACCAGAACCGGGGACAGACGCCGGGTAGTTTGCCAAATTGGTGTCGTCTTGtcgaaaatggaaatactTAAGCAAACATCACCTTGCCACCTCTTCTCCAGGCATCCCTCCGGTCTGTAGCTATCGATAAAATCAAAGTACCCTTGGGGAGGCGAATAGGAAGGCGGCTCGGTTGCTACCGTTACCTTGACGgctccgtttgtttgctcgagACGCTTTGATCGAGGTGTGCTTTTTGGTTCTGCTGGATAGTCTACTTGGACCGACGGTACTTGGGCCGGCGCATCTGAAAAGGACATCTTCTAAACGCCTAAATTGCCCAAGcaactagcaccagcagcactcttTGCATGTTTAGTTACCTCAACATGTGCCGTTGTTCACTTTCACCCGTGGTTAGGACGGTCCGACAGAAGATACTAGGATACGTGATACGTGAGGAGATTCCTCATGCGGCGCCGTGGGTCCGATAAGAGGTTCGTcccatttcgtttgtttgcctAAGGTTCTCAGAGCCGGAAACCTGTCTTTATTCGTGTAGGT
This sequence is a window from Anopheles darlingi chromosome 3, idAnoDarlMG_H_01, whole genome shotgun sequence. Protein-coding genes within it:
- the LOC125958286 gene encoding zinc finger protein 595-like, with product MAECSFCGETCSDYSTLANNYLYRSVVQKHFGFEDRLDQLSMCSLCWRKVHDFDVFYNEVKQRECIRQIMSRSPLPLAAELLQDELVVEMDGKDADDGGPQNMPPHKDGSEEQPLAAEALHAKPKKHRRRRMTLRSAAGNTSVEYERNSTSPETITTRPAAASIRAKDVAEHFSLRCRVCDRDFDKFKSLQEHSSTMHDVPAYLECCDRQFNNITTIREHILFHRDPTAFRCNECKRMFSCIRYLNQHKCRTSGKKWDLCEKDKKQQTIG
- the LOC125958290 gene encoding uncharacterized protein LOC125958290, with the protein product MFPTFSAAGQKPPVRIGNLRRQSRRSSSSSSYGSEMKAIYLLSVGLIYLLVSEVASLEEPNTTLVPVENYKTNPYCFRFTWLGPKYNKDTPYKNLSCENVLKKAKGIPCFHPLVITNNTNIPDTDYMWEEYKDKPSQIACRLVRGEICARFSYRYNGAIENITYMCAKLNVDNESSTTSNCYKEDRHGREIEVCVCESAAGRTPCNRSAMMLADSAPIVPMALALAVIQLVLLKCLQLR